In the genome of Hymenobacter cellulosivorans, one region contains:
- a CDS encoding beta-N-acetylhexosaminidase translates to MLARPFLSSFVFVVFIWCLSVNPLAAQAPVVTDTRSLLPVPSTVQWGKSRFALKGQWRVQVQGPKADSALRPPLAEFGTWLGQQTNDKRLTTQFVASGAADLTITYGRLGQLTLLGDDEMYSLRVTPMGIALSANTHLGILRGLATLRQLLNTEKKDYHFAEVDIADSPRFKWRGLLVDAARHFMPLPVLKRNLDGMAAVKLNVLHWHLSDDQAFRVESKVLPRLHQVGGQFYTQDQVREVIRYAAQRGIRVIPEFDMPGHTTSWMAAYPELASIDSTYGPAQTWRTLNIALDPTKETTYQLIDKMLGEMTALFPDPYFHIGGDENDGRQWRRSPRIMAWAKQNGFLKDNGQLDKHALQTHFNRRILQFVTKYQKRMVGWDEILGPGLPEDAVIQSWRGRKGLYDAAKQGHAALLSNGYYLDLNLTAASHYLTDPVPADAPLSATQKNLILGGEATMWSEFADSVIIESRIWPRAAAVAERLWSAAAVRDVPDMYRRLGVVSVELETLGLRHRKAPEQLLTQLAGGRDVAALRTLAGVLEPVKEYKRHFQGFTYTPSTPLTRLVDAAPAESEAARQFGVAVEGLNQYLELAPPAERFKGASSKALLSFLNSQLRTWESNDQKLQPLFLKGSSLWEYAPLSTQLRQLAALGLERLQMLEKGQKPAAAWQATALKQLDAAKAPAGQAELAVVNHLRKLLTL, encoded by the coding sequence ATGCTGGCTCGTCCGTTTCTGTCGTCGTTTGTATTCGTTGTTTTTATCTGGTGCCTAAGCGTAAATCCGCTGGCGGCCCAGGCCCCCGTGGTTACGGATACCCGCAGCCTGCTGCCAGTGCCCAGCACGGTGCAGTGGGGCAAAAGCCGTTTTGCGCTGAAGGGCCAGTGGCGGGTACAGGTGCAGGGCCCCAAAGCCGATTCGGCGCTCCGCCCCCCGCTGGCGGAGTTCGGCACTTGGCTTGGGCAGCAAACCAACGATAAGCGCCTGACCACTCAGTTTGTGGCTTCCGGGGCTGCCGATTTAACCATCACCTACGGCCGCCTGGGGCAACTCACCCTTCTCGGCGACGACGAGATGTACAGCCTGCGCGTGACGCCCATGGGCATTGCGCTGTCGGCCAACACTCACTTGGGCATCCTGCGCGGGCTGGCTACGCTACGGCAGCTGCTGAACACAGAGAAAAAGGACTACCACTTCGCCGAAGTGGATATTGCCGACTCCCCCCGCTTTAAATGGCGAGGCCTGCTCGTTGATGCCGCCCGGCACTTTATGCCCCTGCCCGTGCTCAAGCGCAACCTCGATGGTATGGCCGCCGTGAAGCTTAACGTGCTGCACTGGCACCTGTCCGACGACCAGGCCTTCCGGGTCGAAAGCAAGGTGCTGCCCCGCCTGCACCAGGTTGGTGGGCAATTTTACACCCAGGATCAGGTGCGCGAGGTTATTCGCTATGCTGCTCAGCGCGGCATCCGGGTTATTCCTGAGTTCGACATGCCCGGCCATACGACCAGCTGGATGGCGGCTTACCCGGAGCTGGCTTCCATCGACTCAACCTACGGCCCGGCCCAAACCTGGCGTACGCTCAACATTGCCCTGGACCCCACCAAGGAAACCACCTACCAGCTTATCGACAAGATGCTGGGCGAAATGACGGCGCTGTTTCCCGACCCCTACTTCCACATTGGCGGCGACGAAAACGACGGGCGGCAGTGGCGGCGTAGCCCGCGCATCATGGCCTGGGCAAAGCAAAACGGGTTTCTGAAAGACAACGGCCAGCTCGATAAGCACGCCCTGCAGACGCATTTCAACCGGCGCATTCTACAGTTTGTGACCAAGTACCAGAAGAGAATGGTGGGCTGGGACGAAATCCTGGGGCCGGGCTTGCCTGAAGATGCCGTCATTCAGAGCTGGCGCGGCCGTAAAGGGCTGTATGATGCCGCCAAGCAGGGCCACGCCGCCCTGCTTTCCAATGGTTACTACCTCGACCTGAACCTGACGGCCGCCAGCCACTACCTCACCGACCCCGTACCCGCCGACGCGCCCCTTTCGGCCACCCAGAAAAACTTGATTCTGGGCGGTGAGGCCACCATGTGGTCCGAATTTGCCGACAGCGTCATCATCGAAAGCCGCATCTGGCCCCGGGCGGCGGCGGTGGCTGAACGGCTGTGGTCGGCTGCTGCCGTGCGCGACGTGCCCGACATGTACCGCCGTTTGGGCGTCGTGTCAGTGGAGCTCGAAACGCTGGGGCTACGGCACCGCAAGGCTCCGGAGCAGCTACTGACTCAACTGGCCGGGGGCCGCGACGTGGCGGCCCTGCGCACGTTGGCAGGCGTTTTGGAGCCCGTGAAGGAGTATAAGCGCCATTTCCAGGGCTTCACCTACACGCCCTCTACCCCACTGACCCGCCTGGTAGACGCGGCCCCGGCCGAATCGGAAGCGGCCCGGCAGTTTGGCGTGGCAGTGGAAGGATTGAATCAGTACCTGGAGTTGGCGCCGCCCGCGGAGCGGTTCAAGGGAGCCAGCTCCAAAGCCTTGCTGTCCTTCCTGAATTCCCAGCTGCGTACCTGGGAAAGCAATGACCAAAAACTGCAGCCCTTGTTTCTGAAAGGCTCCAGCCTGTGGGAATACGCCCCGCTCTCCACCCAGCTACGGCAGTTAGCGGCCCTGGGCCTGGAGCGCCTGCAGATGCTGGAAAAGGGCCAGAAGCCGGCGGCGGCCTGGCAGGCTACGGCTCTTAAGCAGCTGGATGCCGCCAAAGCTCCCGCCGGTCAGGCCGAGCTGGCCGTAGTCAACCACCTTCGCAAGCTGCTGACCTTATAA
- a CDS encoding tyrosinase family protein: MNSPSPIRTRYSVIELQKEYDAGNTKPLDNLIRAWAGIKALPPDDLKSFFNLGGYHGEPFRGEGATDSAYWGGYCNHGNVLFPTWHRVYCLKVEEALRSIPGCEDVTLPYWDETDNYTLTTGIPKVLTAETYPLDGQMIPNPLRSFTLPVAIVDNVKSDNQGNPDDPNYSKPVGYETVRYPLSGLVGTPQDQAATASHNAQYPDAEQNIATLDSNVVQWMKHTFYNGTENPIGILAEFQQCLQAPNYTVFSNTTSAQEWNTGKPANEQVMPLEQPHNDIHLAVGGFDVPGTDLSLIQDANGDMGENDTAALDPIFYLHHCNVDRVFWLWQQQHQATDQLEIIDNYAGTNSSGNPSQGPTPGIPDNTPLTLDTPLYPFKQGTDNNGSDYVSRDCINIETQLGYTYTVGSLAEVPVMAQAAVAQKASGQQVLHVSQINKAPIKGSFIIAAFAEKDGQKELIGYKSVLSRWDSGSCINCQTHLEVKAAFPLITLREEEKTLDNITVELITRAGSRPIPARAAAAAEANTSQAKTVQAVKSKMHVEIR; encoded by the coding sequence ATGAATTCTCCCTCCCCTATCCGCACCCGCTACTCGGTCATCGAGCTGCAAAAAGAGTACGACGCCGGTAATACCAAGCCGCTCGACAACCTGATCCGGGCCTGGGCCGGCATCAAGGCCTTGCCCCCGGACGACCTGAAGTCGTTTTTCAACCTGGGCGGCTACCACGGGGAGCCTTTCCGGGGCGAGGGTGCCACCGACAGCGCCTACTGGGGTGGCTACTGCAACCACGGCAACGTCCTGTTTCCGACCTGGCACCGGGTGTACTGCCTCAAAGTTGAGGAGGCGCTGCGCAGCATTCCCGGCTGCGAGGACGTAACGCTGCCCTACTGGGACGAAACCGACAACTACACGCTGACCACCGGGATTCCGAAGGTGCTGACGGCGGAAACGTACCCGCTGGATGGACAGATGATTCCGAACCCGCTGCGGTCCTTCACCCTGCCGGTAGCCATTGTCGACAACGTCAAGTCGGATAACCAAGGCAACCCCGACGACCCGAACTATTCCAAGCCGGTCGGTTACGAGACGGTGCGCTACCCCTTGTCGGGCCTGGTGGGCACGCCCCAGGACCAGGCGGCCACCGCCTCCCACAACGCACAGTATCCCGACGCCGAACAGAACATTGCGACGCTTGACTCCAACGTGGTGCAGTGGATGAAGCATACCTTCTACAATGGCACGGAGAACCCGATTGGCATTCTGGCCGAGTTTCAGCAGTGCCTACAGGCACCCAACTACACGGTCTTTTCCAACACCACCTCGGCCCAGGAATGGAATACCGGCAAGCCGGCCAACGAACAGGTAATGCCGCTGGAGCAGCCCCACAACGACATTCACCTGGCCGTGGGCGGGTTCGACGTGCCCGGCACCGACCTGTCGCTGATTCAGGATGCCAACGGCGACATGGGCGAAAACGACACCGCCGCCCTGGACCCCATTTTCTACCTTCACCACTGCAACGTGGACCGGGTTTTCTGGCTGTGGCAGCAGCAGCACCAGGCCACCGACCAGCTCGAAATCATCGACAACTACGCGGGCACCAATTCCTCCGGCAACCCGTCTCAGGGTCCGACGCCGGGCATTCCCGATAATACCCCGCTTACGCTGGACACCCCCTTGTACCCCTTTAAGCAGGGCACGGACAACAACGGTTCAGATTACGTTTCGCGCGACTGTATCAACATCGAAACCCAGCTGGGCTACACTTACACGGTTGGCTCCCTGGCCGAAGTGCCCGTTATGGCGCAAGCGGCGGTGGCCCAAAAGGCTTCGGGCCAGCAGGTACTGCACGTTTCCCAGATCAACAAGGCCCCCATCAAAGGCTCCTTCATCATTGCAGCCTTTGCGGAGAAAGACGGCCAGAAAGAACTCATCGGCTACAAATCGGTGCTGAGCCGCTGGGACTCAGGTTCCTGCATCAACTGCCAAACTCACCTGGAAGTAAAGGCGGCTTTCCCGCTCATTACGCTGCGCGAGGAGGAAAAAACCCTCGACAATATTACCGTGGAGCTGATTACCCGCGCGGGCAGCCGCCCCATACCCGCCCGCGCCGCTGCTGCTGCCGAGGCCAATACGTCTCAGGCCAAAACCGTGCAGGCCGTGAAAAGCAAGATGCACGTGGAAATCCGCTAG
- a CDS encoding sensor histidine kinase, with the protein MKSSRFSPFVVLLAAALCFIGAFLSNHYGTRASGVLLHTDVVRLQNLVEGAETVAQREGTDVARRLQSGELNFGTLVGHTTYPCFVFRGDKLLYWSDHTTRPEPENVGQTFREKLVEMKFGYYLAVRQTAGPYVVLTYIPLEKRYGISNRYLREGSERALFRGLNVRIMPNMPGSRLPWLRSQEGKYLCSVESLQTNPITGKYLLLAFLGLGSALYIMGWVLLARRLIGQGRIMAGAASIVGPLAAYRAVLLYLGLPFSIVELPLFDPRLYAASWLSPSLGDLLINALLLTLTAYYLLLLFRRYGLVRQMRHAQSFMGRVVSGAAVVMAFWGLLELLFQFYSNSFNNSQLVLDITQNIQLSGFKLLLCLAIVLHTGGYLVGFYILSQLFIAIGRPATRQLGASLLAVSTLLFLPAGIVLGESTPILLGLTLLFFLVVRITGLKQIASIVPYQVYLFIFLMLGISSAVGALALYEHFDRQLVLTKQKIAGNLLVDNDLQGEYLLAERTREMAADPLIRTMLASPFSNQDVVRQKIVKYYLRDYFDKYEVRVTLFDPTGKPIQEPKSQALLPVTRRQLLRAAVATDQPNVYLIRNPNSFSTRRYVAFVGVPSPRGGNSTVLLELSLKKLTAYSVVPELLVDQKYFQPSLGPELSYAGYENGRLVYNEGDFDYVNRLSPQQLLDPRLYSTGLPANGFHHLAVRGPQNRTAVVTTATYSFADWLANFSFLFLLHTFFWLLCIGGYMLARGRYFEAFRTNFSTKIQLFLNFGILVPLIVVSIATASQVTNSYKRDLLRTYERRGRTVQENLLKNRGVLADTASRTALVDLAENVSSLTETDLNLYDAQGVLLVSSQPLIFESGLLSPLMNPQAAAALAEQAQPRVLLTERAGTLSFNSLYLPLRTVMGPERANVVVGYVGIPFFDSEKELDNKLIELISTILNIFTVMFILFLVLTFIASRMLTAPLKVLTEKLKHTTLTGQNEMLAYESSDEIGLLVREYNAMLLKLEESKQELATQEKEAAWREMARQVAHEIKNPLTPMKLSLQFLQKAITEKRPNAEELIGKISQTLITQVDVLSDIATSFSNFTNLPAMRPERLDVASILRRCVGLHQGGARGGSIELELTPEAEDGQYVVFADENLLVRTFNNLLINALQAVPETRKPLIKAQLEAIGPDRVRVCIEDNGAGILESVRDKVFVPNFTTKESGSGIGLAVARRGIESAGGKIWFETEEGVGTTFCIELPLAPA; encoded by the coding sequence TTGAAGTCGTCCCGTTTTTCTCCCTTTGTCGTGCTGCTGGCCGCGGCCCTCTGCTTTATAGGGGCCTTTCTGAGCAACCACTACGGGACGCGTGCTTCCGGCGTATTGCTGCACACCGACGTAGTGCGCCTGCAAAACCTGGTGGAAGGTGCCGAAACCGTAGCGCAGCGCGAAGGCACCGACGTGGCCCGGCGTCTGCAGAGCGGCGAGCTGAACTTCGGTACGCTGGTAGGGCACACCACATATCCGTGCTTTGTTTTTCGCGGCGATAAGCTGCTTTACTGGTCGGACCACACTACCCGGCCTGAGCCGGAAAACGTGGGACAAACGTTCCGCGAGAAGTTGGTGGAAATGAAGTTTGGCTACTACTTGGCCGTGCGGCAGACTGCCGGGCCGTACGTGGTGCTGACCTATATCCCGCTGGAAAAGCGTTACGGCATTAGCAACCGTTACCTGCGGGAGGGCTCCGAACGAGCCTTGTTTCGCGGGCTCAACGTGCGGATTATGCCCAACATGCCCGGCTCCCGGCTGCCGTGGCTCCGCTCCCAGGAAGGCAAATACCTGTGCTCGGTAGAGAGCCTGCAGACCAATCCTATAACGGGCAAATACTTGTTGCTGGCGTTTCTGGGTCTCGGCTCGGCGCTTTATATCATGGGGTGGGTGCTGCTGGCCCGTCGCCTGATAGGTCAGGGACGGATTATGGCCGGGGCTGCCAGCATCGTAGGGCCGCTGGCTGCGTACCGGGCGGTGCTGCTGTACCTGGGGTTGCCGTTTTCCATCGTCGAGCTGCCCTTGTTCGACCCGCGCCTGTACGCGGCTTCCTGGTTGTCGCCTTCTTTGGGCGACCTGCTTATCAACGCCCTGCTGTTAACGCTGACGGCCTACTACCTGCTGTTGCTTTTCCGGCGCTACGGCCTGGTGCGGCAGATGCGGCACGCCCAGAGCTTCATGGGGCGGGTGGTGAGCGGGGCAGCCGTGGTTATGGCTTTTTGGGGGCTGCTGGAATTGCTGTTCCAGTTTTACTCTAACAGCTTTAACAACTCCCAGCTGGTACTGGATATCACCCAGAATATCCAGCTCTCGGGCTTTAAGCTGCTGCTGTGCCTGGCCATTGTGCTGCACACGGGTGGCTACCTGGTCGGCTTTTATATCCTGTCTCAGCTCTTTATTGCCATTGGGCGGCCTGCTACCCGGCAGCTGGGTGCTTCCTTGCTGGCCGTTTCTACGTTGCTGTTTCTGCCCGCCGGTATCGTGCTCGGCGAGTCCACACCGATTCTGCTGGGTTTGACGCTGCTGTTTTTTCTGGTGGTTCGAATCACTGGGCTCAAGCAGATTGCCTCCATCGTACCGTACCAGGTATACCTGTTCATTTTTCTGATGCTGGGCATTAGCTCGGCGGTGGGGGCCCTGGCGCTGTATGAGCATTTCGACCGGCAGCTGGTGCTGACCAAGCAGAAAATTGCCGGCAACCTGCTGGTAGATAACGACCTGCAGGGCGAATATTTGCTGGCTGAGCGCACCCGGGAAATGGCTGCCGACCCGCTGATTCGCACCATGCTGGCTAGCCCGTTTAGCAACCAGGACGTAGTGCGCCAGAAAATAGTGAAGTATTACCTGCGCGACTATTTCGACAAGTATGAGGTGCGGGTAACTCTGTTTGACCCCACCGGCAAGCCAATTCAGGAGCCCAAGTCGCAGGCTTTACTGCCGGTTACGCGCCGCCAGCTGCTACGTGCTGCCGTCGCCACCGACCAGCCTAACGTTTACCTTATTCGCAACCCCAACTCGTTTAGCACCCGGCGCTACGTGGCTTTTGTGGGCGTGCCGAGTCCGCGCGGGGGCAACAGCACCGTGCTGCTGGAACTGTCGCTGAAAAAGCTGACGGCCTACAGCGTGGTGCCCGAGTTGTTGGTCGACCAGAAGTATTTTCAGCCTAGTCTGGGCCCCGAGCTCAGCTACGCTGGGTACGAGAATGGCCGCTTAGTGTATAATGAAGGCGACTTCGACTACGTCAACCGCCTTTCGCCCCAGCAACTGCTCGACCCGCGCCTCTACAGTACCGGGCTGCCGGCCAACGGCTTTCATCACCTAGCCGTGCGCGGCCCCCAGAACCGCACGGCCGTCGTGACGACGGCCACCTATTCGTTTGCTGACTGGCTGGCCAACTTCTCCTTCCTGTTTTTGCTGCACACCTTTTTCTGGCTGCTCTGCATTGGGGGGTATATGCTGGCCCGCGGCCGGTATTTCGAGGCGTTTCGCACCAACTTCAGCACTAAGATTCAGCTGTTTCTCAACTTTGGCATTCTAGTGCCCCTCATTGTAGTCAGCATTGCCACGGCCAGCCAGGTCACCAATTCTTACAAGCGCGACCTGCTGCGTACCTACGAGCGGCGGGGCCGGACGGTACAGGAAAACCTGCTCAAAAACCGCGGCGTGCTGGCCGATACCGCCAGCCGTACAGCCCTGGTTGATTTGGCCGAAAACGTGTCGAGCCTGACCGAAACCGACCTGAACCTCTATGATGCCCAGGGCGTGCTGCTGGTGAGCAGCCAGCCCCTGATTTTTGAGTCGGGGTTGCTAAGCCCCCTGATGAATCCCCAGGCCGCCGCGGCCCTGGCCGAGCAGGCCCAGCCCCGGGTGCTGCTCACCGAGCGGGCCGGCACCTTGTCATTCAATTCGCTGTATCTGCCCTTGCGCACGGTGATGGGACCCGAGCGGGCCAACGTAGTGGTGGGCTACGTGGGCATTCCGTTCTTCGACTCGGAGAAAGAGCTTGATAATAAGCTTATCGAACTGATTTCGACCATTCTGAACATCTTCACCGTGATGTTCATCCTGTTTCTGGTCCTGACTTTCATTGCCTCGCGCATGCTGACGGCACCCTTGAAAGTGCTGACCGAGAAGCTCAAGCACACTACGCTGACCGGGCAAAACGAAATGCTGGCCTACGAGTCGTCGGACGAAATCGGGCTGCTGGTGCGCGAGTACAACGCCATGCTGCTCAAGCTCGAGGAAAGCAAGCAGGAGTTGGCCACCCAGGAAAAGGAAGCTGCCTGGCGCGAAATGGCCCGACAGGTAGCCCACGAAATAAAGAACCCGCTGACGCCGATGAAGCTGAGCCTGCAGTTTCTGCAGAAGGCCATTACCGAAAAGCGGCCCAACGCCGAGGAGCTTATCGGTAAGATTTCCCAGACCCTGATTACCCAGGTTGACGTGCTCAGCGACATTGCTACCTCGTTCAGCAACTTCACCAACCTACCCGCCATGCGGCCCGAGCGCCTCGACGTGGCTTCTATTCTGCGCCGCTGCGTGGGCTTGCACCAGGGAGGAGCCCGGGGCGGCAGCATCGAGCTAGAACTGACGCCCGAAGCCGAAGACGGACAGTACGTGGTGTTTGCCGACGAAAACCTGCTGGTCCGCACCTTCAACAACCTGCTCATAAACGCGCTGCAGGCCGTGCCCGAAACCCGCAAGCCGCTGATAAAAGCTCAGCTGGAAGCCATTGGGCCCGACCGGGTGCGGGTGTGCATCGAAGACAACGGAGCCGGCATTCTGGAAAGTGTGCGCGACAAAGTGTTTGTGCCGAACTTTACTACCAAGGAATCCGGGTCGGGCATCGGGCTGGCCGTAGCCCGCCGTGGTATTGAAAGTGCCGGCGGCAAAATCTGGTTTGAAACCGAGGAAGGCGTTGGTACCACCTTTTGCATTGAGTTGCCGCTGGCCCCGGCGTAG
- a CDS encoding DUF983 domain-containing protein, whose product MAESSAGLALLALKCPRCHRGPLFRHSALNLAKFDEMYEACPDCGQHYEPEIGFYWGAMYVSYGFSVSIVVIVGFVLYYLAHDPPVWVYVATVAITVLLLTPLLFRYARAVMLYFFGGVRYEPRTYGRYSQRREE is encoded by the coding sequence GTGGCAGAATCCTCCGCGGGGCTAGCCTTACTGGCCCTGAAGTGCCCACGCTGCCACCGCGGACCCTTATTCCGGCACTCGGCCCTGAACCTGGCTAAGTTTGACGAAATGTATGAGGCCTGCCCCGACTGCGGGCAGCACTATGAGCCGGAAATAGGCTTCTATTGGGGAGCCATGTACGTGAGCTATGGCTTTTCCGTCAGCATTGTCGTCATTGTAGGGTTTGTGCTGTATTACCTAGCCCACGACCCGCCCGTTTGGGTATATGTGGCGACGGTGGCCATAACCGTTTTGCTGCTCACTCCGCTGTTATTTCGCTACGCCCGGGCCGTGATGCTGTATTTTTTTGGCGGCGTACGCTACGAGCCCCGCACCTATGGACGCTACTCACAACGGCGCGAAGAATAG
- a CDS encoding DUF420 domain-containing protein, which translates to MITTSPVNNPGSNARIKALMIVLGVAIPVVVAILHFFSKSFHIAGAQVKFLPAVNAVLNSLTAVCLLLGFYFIRQKQVLKHRAMMGTAFLLGALFLVSYVVYHSQVESTKFGGEGVIRTVYYFILLSHILLAAVTVGLVLFTLYFALTEQFAKHRRIARWTFPIWLYVSITGVIVYFMISPYYT; encoded by the coding sequence ATGATCACGACAAGTCCGGTCAATAATCCTGGCAGCAACGCCCGGATCAAGGCCCTTATGATCGTCCTGGGAGTGGCTATACCAGTGGTAGTAGCCATTCTGCATTTTTTCTCCAAGTCATTTCACATTGCTGGCGCGCAGGTAAAATTCCTGCCGGCCGTAAATGCGGTGCTGAATTCGTTGACGGCCGTGTGCCTGCTGCTGGGCTTTTACTTTATCCGGCAGAAGCAGGTCCTCAAGCACCGGGCCATGATGGGCACGGCCTTTTTGCTGGGAGCGTTGTTCCTGGTGTCGTATGTAGTCTACCACTCGCAAGTAGAATCTACCAAGTTTGGCGGCGAAGGAGTGATTCGCACAGTTTACTACTTTATTCTGCTTTCCCACATTCTACTGGCTGCCGTAACCGTGGGGCTGGTGCTCTTTACCCTGTATTTCGCCCTGACCGAGCAATTTGCCAAGCATCGGCGCATTGCCCGCTGGACCTTTCCCATCTGGTTGTACGTTTCTATTACAGGCGTTATCGTGTACTTCATGATTTCGCCGTACTATACCTAA
- a CDS encoding SCO family protein yields MRPKQTLVLGLILLLPVLAFLFLKTFGTNRFALPTYLPDRVDSTLVGGKWQRDTVFHTLRNFQLPSQSGRVVSQQDLKGGLYVANFFFATCPGACPRVSSQMMRVQEKFRKEPRVKLVSYTVDPAHDSVAVLARYAEQYSAIAGKWFFLTGNKAELYRLATEEFRLPAPSGAAPGIVHSQNLYLVDRNHQVRGIYDGTKPREVERLITEISVLLYTYDHDKSGQ; encoded by the coding sequence ATGCGGCCCAAGCAAACCCTGGTCCTGGGCCTTATTCTGCTATTGCCGGTACTGGCGTTTTTGTTTCTCAAAACCTTCGGTACCAACCGTTTCGCGCTGCCTACTTACCTGCCCGACCGTGTCGACTCGACGCTGGTAGGGGGGAAGTGGCAGCGCGATACTGTTTTTCACACCCTGCGTAATTTCCAGTTGCCGTCCCAATCGGGGCGCGTGGTAAGCCAGCAGGATTTGAAAGGTGGGCTCTATGTGGCTAATTTCTTCTTCGCCACCTGCCCCGGCGCCTGTCCGCGGGTGAGTAGCCAAATGATGCGGGTGCAGGAGAAATTCCGCAAGGAGCCCCGCGTCAAGCTCGTTTCCTACACCGTCGACCCTGCGCACGACTCGGTAGCGGTGCTGGCTAGGTATGCCGAGCAGTACAGTGCTATTGCCGGTAAGTGGTTTTTCCTGACCGGCAACAAAGCGGAACTGTACCGGTTAGCTACCGAGGAGTTTCGCCTACCCGCGCCTTCGGGTGCCGCCCCGGGCATCGTACACAGTCAGAACCTGTATCTGGTAGACCGCAACCACCAGGTTCGGGGAATTTATGATGGCACCAAGCCGCGGGAGGTAGAGCGCCTTATCACCGAAATCAGCGTTTTGTTGTACACCTATGATCACGACAAGTCCGGTCAATAA